The genomic window CAGGATAAGCTGTTTGGCCACTTTGAATTGTTTTAGCGCCAATTTTATATGACCAATTAACAGCTTCAATCCATAAGCGAAAATAGATAAACCAATCTCTAGGGGCATCATAATCAATGCCAATAAATTTATTAATCACATGTCCTTTAAGATCAAAACAAAGCATAAAAGCTACAATTTCATGAGAAGACTGGTGTCTTAAGACAATAAAGTGCGCTTCTTTTTCGCGAGAAATAAATTCAAAGAATTCGGGTGTTAGCTCTTCAAATTTAGTTTTACCTTTTGAATAAGTTCTTGAGAATAGTCGGTAAAGCTGATGAAGGGTTTGATTGTCAGGCAGATGAACTATGCTGACATCCAAAGGAGCTGGAAGTGCTTTCTTTAACTTTTTTAGAAATTGGTCTCTTCTAGACGATTTGAGAGAGTTTATATAATCTTCAGTATTTCCCCCTTCTAGTTTTACAAGTGCCGACGGAAAACTTATAAGCGGGAATAATTTTTTAGATTTGGAAATGGTGGCAAGTGTTTGGTGGTATATATTTGGAAAGTCTTTCCAAACTAACATAGCTGCTTTGTATTTTTGCGCTTGTTTTTCAGCAGCCTCCTGGACACAGAGAAAAATATCATCCTGTGTCACTTTCTGAGCTTTTAAAATTTTTGGATCAATCCCGATATGCCCCTCATCAGAGCCGACGCTGCCAATAAAAAAAGTACGTTGATATAAGAAAGACGGGAGGATTTTGCTGATTAGCTTTGCGATTAGCAAAATCATCGGAGGCATCACAAGCTCAATGGGCACATCCTTGACGAAAGCAGGGGCGATGGCAACTGGCTCTCCATTCAAAGAAATTAGACCATAGGTAAAAGTGAATTGCTCTTCTAGGTGTGCACACTCGAGTGATCTATACCACCACTGACCTTCGTTCGGTGCTGGAAAACAACTATCCCAGAGCGCCTGTGGTATTTGCGATTCAGAATTAAGCCATTCAAGAGAGAGCT from Candidatus Methylopumilus planktonicus includes these protein-coding regions:
- a CDS encoding GNAT family N-acetyltransferase; the protein is MIQQLSLEWLNSESQIPQALWDSCFPAPNEGQWWYRSLECAHLEEQFTFTYGLISLNGEPVAIAPAFVKDVPIELVMPPMILLIAKLISKILPSFLYQRTFFIGSVGSDEGHIGIDPKILKAQKVTQDDIFLCVQEAAEKQAQKYKAAMLVWKDFPNIYHQTLATISKSKKLFPLISFPSALVKLEGGNTEDYINSLKSSRRDQFLKKLKKALPAPLDVSIVHLPDNQTLHQLYRLFSRTYSKGKTKFEELTPEFFEFISREKEAHFIVLRHQSSHEIVAFMLCFDLKGHVINKFIGIDYDAPRDWFIYFRLWIEAVNWSYKIGAKTIQSGQTAYPAKIETGHELIHLTNYCKHRNRFMHEIYKKVSRLVNWDTLDPDLAVYLKAYPEEKPGIQLIKEGEI